In Lemur catta isolate mLemCat1 chromosome 1, mLemCat1.pri, whole genome shotgun sequence, one DNA window encodes the following:
- the LOC123640752 gene encoding olfactory receptor 4F3/4F16/4F29-like, with protein sequence MDGANYSVVSEFVFLGLTNSWEIQLLLFVFSSVFYVASMTGNSLVILTVTSDPHLHSPMYFLLANLSLIDLGVSSVTSPKMIYDLFRKHKVISFGGCIAQIFFIHVIGGVEMVLLIAMAFDRYVAICKPLHYLTIMSPRMCIFFLVAAWMTGLIHSVVQLAFVVNLPFCGPNVLDSFYCDLPRFIKLACTDTYQLEFMVTANSGFISVGSFFILIISYIIIILTVLKHSSAGSSKALSTLSAHITVVVLFFGPLIFFYTWPSPSTHLDKFLAIFDAVLTPLLNPIIYTFRNQEMKVAMKKVCRQLVSYRKIS encoded by the coding sequence ATGGATGGGGCAAATTACTCTGTGGTGTCAGAGTTTGTGTTCCTGGGACTCACCAATTCCTGGGAGATCCAACTTCTCCTCTTTGTGTTCTCCTCTGTGTTTTATGTGGCAAGCATGACGGGAAACTCCCTCGTTATACTCACTGTAACCAGTGACCCTCACTTACATTCTCCCATGTATTTTCTATTGGCCAACCTCTCCTTGATTGACCTGGGTGTTTCTTCTGTCACTTCTCCCAAGATGATTTATGACCTTTTCAGAAAGCACAAAGTCATCTCTTTTGGAGGCTGCATTGCTCAGATCTTCTTCATCCATGTGATTGGTGGAGTGGAGATGGTGCTGCTCATAGCCATGGCGTTTGATAGATACGTGGCCATATGTAAGCCTCTCCACTACCTGACGATCATGAGCCCACGAATGTGCATCTTCTTTTTAGTGGCTGCCTGGATGACAGGCCTCATCCACTCTGTTGTTCAGTTGGCTTTTGTAGTAAACTTACCTTTCTGTGGTCCTAATGTGTTGGACAGCTTTTACTGTGACCTTCCTCGGTTTATCAAACTTGCCTGCACAGATACCTACCAACTAGAGTTCATGGTCACAGCCAACAGTGGATTCATCTCTGTGGGCTCCTTTTTCATACTGATCATTTCCTATATCATCATTATTCTCACTGTTCTGAAACACTCTTCAGCTGGTTCATCCAAGGCTTTGTCTACACTTTCAGCTCACATCACTGTGGTAGTCTTGTTCTTTGGTCCTTTGATATTCTTCTATACATGGCCATCTCCCTCCACACACCTGGATAAGTTTCTGGCCATCTTTGATGCAGTTCTCACTCCTCTTCTGAATCCTATCATCTACACGTTCAGGAATCAAGAAATGAAGGTGGCAATGAAGAAAGTATGCAGACAGCTAGTGAGTTACAGAAAAATCTcttaa
- the LOC123632684 gene encoding olfactory receptor 4F3/4F16/4F29-like, translating into MDGGNHSVVSEFFLLGLTSSWEIQILLFLFFTIFYAASMLGNLLILLTIISDHHLHSPMYFLLANLSFIDTGVSSIATPKMIYDLFRKHKVISLKGCITQMFFIHTVGGTEMVLLIVMAYDRYIAICKPLHYLTIMRLRMCISLTAVAWTIGLIHSVAQLAFVVNLPFCGPNKMDSFYCDFPRFIKLACIDTYRLEFLVTANSGFISMGTFFILILSYTFILVTIRKRSSGGSPKALSTLSAHITVVVFFFGPCIIVYVWPFPTLPIDKFLAIFDVLITPFMNPVIYTFRNKDMKVAMRRLFVKALSFRKSFFMYSSRNSDSS; encoded by the coding sequence ATGGATGGAGGAAATCACTCAGTGGTGTCTGAATTTTTCTTACTGGGACTCACCAGTTCTTGGGAGATTCAgattctcctttttctgtttttcacaatattttatgCAGCGAGTATGCTGGGAAACCTTCTCATTCTGCTCACCATCATTTCAGACCACCACTTACATTCCCCAATGTACTTCCTGCTGGCAAATCTCTCCTTCATTGATACCGGTGTTTCCAGTATTGCAACCCCCAAAATGATTTATGACCTTTTCAGAAAACATAAAGTCATCTCCTTGAAAGGGTGCATTACCCAGATGTTCTTTATTCACACCGTTGGGGGAACAGAGATGGTGCTGCTCATAGTCATGGCCTATGATCGATACATTGCTATCTGTAAGCCCCTCCACTACCTGACCATCATGCGCTTAAGAATGTGCATTTCTCTTACGGCTGTTGCTTGGACCATTGGACTCATCCACTCTGTGGCCCAGCTGGCTTTTGTTGTAAACTTACCCTTTTGTGGTCCCAACAAAATGGATAGCTTTTATTGTGATTTTCCTCGCTTCATCAAACTTGCGTGTATAGACACATATAGACTGGAGTTTCTGGTCACTGCCAACAGCGGTTTCATCTCCATGGGCACCTTTTTCATCTTGATTTTGTCTTATACCTTCATCCTGGTCACGATTCGTAAACGCTCTTCAGGTGGTTCACCCAAGGCCCTCTCTACCCTCTCAGCTCACATCACTGTTGTGGTTTTCTTCTTTGGTCCTTGCATTATTGTCTATGTGTGGCCATTCCCTACCTTACCCATAGATAAATTTTTAGCTATCTTTGATGTCCTCATCACTCCTTTTATGAATCCTGTCATCTACACATTTAGAAATAAGGACATGAAGGTGGCAATGAGGAGACTGTTTGTTAAGGCTTTAAGTTTCAGGAAGAGTTTTTTTATGTACAGTTCAAGAAATTCAGATTCATCTTGA